The following coding sequences are from one Geodermatophilus normandii window:
- a CDS encoding exodeoxyribonuclease VII small subunit translates to MSSDAPEQPTQTYEQAREELADVVRRLEAGGLTLEESLALWERGEQLAQLCQHWLDRARERLAAASPGDREG, encoded by the coding sequence GTGAGCAGCGACGCACCGGAGCAGCCGACGCAGACCTACGAGCAGGCCCGCGAGGAGCTGGCCGACGTGGTCCGCCGGCTCGAGGCCGGGGGGCTCACCCTCGAGGAGTCCCTCGCCCTCTGGGAGCGCGGTGAGCAGCTGGCCCAGCTCTGCCAGCACTGGCTCGACCGTGCCCGCGAGCGCCTGGCCGCGGCCTCGCCGGGCGACCGGGAGGGCTGA
- a CDS encoding DUF4245 domain-containing protein — protein sequence MTTSGPSGQQAPEEQPPPAPTAVERANRMSAANMIRSLLPLVVICLLVAGWVAFRQSGSDPVRPIDPSSSVRLATERASYPVEVPAGLPDGYRPTSARTDAPDAADGAPVTLEIGYVTPSDEYAGFLITDDAAAERLTSVLDGAQDDGSVDLGGRTWTRLTSERGETVLTREDGDVTTLVTGSADDGELRTVAAAVAPVSEPS from the coding sequence ATGACCACTTCGGGCCCGTCGGGCCAGCAGGCCCCCGAGGAGCAGCCGCCGCCGGCCCCGACCGCCGTCGAGCGGGCCAACCGGATGAGCGCGGCGAACATGATCCGCTCGCTGCTGCCGCTCGTGGTCATCTGCCTGCTCGTCGCCGGCTGGGTCGCCTTCCGGCAGAGCGGCAGCGACCCGGTGCGCCCCATCGACCCCAGCAGCAGCGTCCGGCTGGCCACCGAGCGGGCGTCCTACCCGGTGGAGGTGCCCGCGGGGCTGCCCGACGGCTACCGGCCCACCAGCGCCCGCACCGACGCGCCGGACGCCGCCGACGGGGCCCCGGTCACCCTGGAGATCGGCTACGTCACCCCGTCGGACGAGTACGCGGGGTTCCTGATCACCGACGACGCCGCCGCCGAGCGCCTCACCTCCGTGCTCGACGGTGCGCAGGACGACGGCAGCGTCGACCTCGGCGGGCGCACCTGGACGCGGCTCACCAGCGAGCGGGGCGAGACGGTCCTCACCCGCGAGGACGGCGACGTCACCACCCTGGTCACCGGCTCGGCCGACGACGGCGAGCTGCGGACCGTCGCCGCCGCCGTCGCCCCCGTGTCCGAGCCGAGCTGA
- the glpX gene encoding class II fructose-bisphosphatase, translating to MTLPVPDGPVPPIPRASTFRTDRPAPDRNLALELVRVTEAAAMAAGRWVGRGDKNGGDGAAVDAMRALIGTVSMRGVVVIGEGEKDQAPMLYNGEQVGDGYGPECDVAVDPIDGTTLMAKGMPNAIAVMAVADRGAMYDPSAVFYMEKIATGPAAADVVDITAPVAENIRRVAKAKHSRVEDVTVCILDRPRHEQLVHEVREAGARIRFISDGDVAGAIAAAREGTGVDLLLGIGGTPEGIIAACALKCMGGALQGRLWPKDDEERQKAIDAGHDLDRVLSIDDLVRGDVFFVATGITDGELLRGVQYRAGGCTTQSLVMRSRSGTIRSIDSLHSLEKLRAYSAVPFDRSDDER from the coding sequence GTGACGCTTCCCGTGCCCGACGGCCCCGTGCCCCCGATCCCCCGCGCGAGCACCTTCCGCACCGACCGCCCGGCTCCGGACCGCAACCTGGCCCTCGAGCTGGTCCGGGTCACCGAGGCCGCCGCGATGGCCGCGGGCCGCTGGGTCGGCCGCGGGGACAAGAACGGCGGCGACGGCGCCGCGGTCGACGCCATGCGGGCGCTGATCGGCACGGTGAGCATGCGCGGCGTCGTCGTCATCGGCGAGGGCGAGAAGGACCAGGCGCCGATGCTCTACAACGGCGAGCAGGTCGGCGACGGCTACGGCCCCGAGTGCGACGTCGCCGTCGACCCCATCGACGGCACCACGCTGATGGCCAAGGGCATGCCCAACGCGATCGCGGTCATGGCCGTGGCCGACCGCGGCGCCATGTACGACCCGTCGGCCGTCTTCTACATGGAGAAGATCGCCACCGGCCCGGCCGCCGCCGACGTCGTCGACATCACCGCCCCGGTGGCCGAGAACATCCGCCGGGTGGCCAAGGCCAAGCACAGCCGGGTGGAGGACGTCACCGTCTGCATCCTCGACCGCCCACGCCACGAGCAGCTGGTGCACGAGGTCCGCGAGGCCGGCGCGCGCATCCGGTTCATCTCCGACGGCGACGTCGCCGGCGCGATCGCCGCGGCCCGCGAGGGCACCGGCGTCGACCTGCTGCTGGGCATCGGCGGCACCCCGGAGGGGATCATCGCCGCCTGCGCGCTCAAGTGCATGGGCGGTGCGCTGCAGGGCCGGCTGTGGCCCAAGGACGACGAGGAGCGGCAGAAGGCGATCGACGCCGGCCACGACCTCGACCGCGTCCTCTCCATCGACGACCTCGTCCGCGGCGACGTCTTCTTCGTCGCCACCGGCATCACCGACGGCGAGCTGCTGCGCGGGGTGCAGTACCGCGCCGGCGGCTGCACGACGCAGTCGCTGGTCATGCGCTCGCGGTCGGGGACGATCCGCTCGATCGACAGCCTGCACTCGCTGGAGAAGCTGCGAGCCTACTCCGCGGTGCCCTTCGACCGCTCCGACGACGAGCGGTGA
- a CDS encoding class II fumarate hydratase codes for MATEQDHRIEHDSMGEVRVPAWAKWRAQTQRAVENFPISGTPIERELIAALAAIKGAAARVNADLGVLDGGVAQAIADAAADVASGAWDEHFPIDVFQTGSGTSSNMNTNEVIATLATEASGTPVHPNDHVNASQSSNDVFPSAIHVAATRAIVRDLVPALQHLEASLSRKATEFAEVVKSGRTHLMDATPVTLGQEFGGYAAAVRYGVERLQASLPRIGELPLGGTAVGTGINTPPGFAAAIIEKLATELDLPLTEARDHFEAQSSRDGLVEASGQLKTIAVGLVKIANDLRWMGSGPRTGLGEIQLPDLQPGSSIMPGKVNPVIPEATIQVAAQVIGNDAAVTYAGTTGVFELNVTLPLMARNVLESIRLLANVSRILADRCVDGIVANVEQCRTYAESSPSIVTPLNKYIGYEEAAKVAKQSLAEQKTIRQVVLERGYVDQGKLTEAQLDEALDVLSMTHP; via the coding sequence GTGGCCACCGAGCAGGACCATCGCATCGAGCACGACTCCATGGGGGAGGTCCGCGTTCCCGCCTGGGCCAAGTGGCGGGCCCAGACCCAGCGCGCCGTCGAGAACTTCCCCATCTCCGGCACCCCCATCGAGCGCGAGCTCATCGCCGCCCTGGCCGCCATCAAGGGCGCCGCGGCGCGCGTCAACGCCGACCTCGGCGTCCTGGACGGCGGCGTCGCGCAGGCCATCGCCGACGCCGCCGCCGACGTCGCCTCCGGCGCGTGGGACGAGCACTTCCCGATCGACGTCTTCCAGACCGGCTCCGGGACGTCGAGCAACATGAACACCAACGAGGTCATCGCCACCCTCGCCACCGAGGCGTCGGGCACGCCGGTGCACCCGAACGACCACGTCAACGCCTCGCAGTCGTCCAACGACGTCTTCCCCTCGGCCATCCACGTGGCGGCCACCCGCGCCATCGTGCGCGACCTGGTCCCGGCGCTGCAGCACCTGGAGGCCTCGCTGTCGCGCAAGGCCACCGAGTTCGCCGAGGTCGTCAAGAGCGGCCGCACCCACCTCATGGACGCCACCCCGGTGACGCTGGGCCAGGAGTTCGGCGGCTACGCGGCCGCCGTGCGCTACGGCGTCGAGCGGCTGCAGGCCTCGCTGCCGCGCATCGGCGAACTCCCGCTGGGCGGCACCGCCGTGGGCACCGGCATCAACACCCCGCCCGGCTTCGCCGCGGCGATCATCGAGAAGCTCGCCACCGAGCTGGACCTGCCGCTGACCGAGGCGCGCGACCACTTCGAGGCGCAGAGCTCCCGGGACGGCCTGGTCGAGGCATCCGGCCAGCTGAAGACCATCGCCGTCGGCCTGGTGAAGATCGCCAACGACCTGCGCTGGATGGGCTCGGGCCCGCGCACCGGCCTGGGCGAGATCCAGCTCCCCGACCTGCAGCCGGGCAGCTCGATCATGCCGGGCAAGGTGAACCCGGTGATCCCGGAGGCGACCATCCAGGTGGCCGCACAGGTCATCGGCAACGACGCGGCGGTCACGTACGCCGGCACCACCGGCGTCTTCGAGCTCAACGTGACCCTGCCGCTCATGGCCCGGAACGTGCTGGAGTCGATCCGGCTGCTGGCCAACGTCAGCCGGATCCTGGCCGACCGCTGCGTCGACGGCATCGTGGCCAACGTCGAGCAGTGCCGGACCTACGCGGAGTCCTCGCCGTCGATCGTCACGCCGCTGAACAAGTACATCGGCTACGAGGAGGCCGCGAAGGTCGCCAAGCAGTCGCTGGCCGAGCAGAAGACCATCCGCCAGGTCGTGCTCGAGCGGGGCTACGTCGACCAGGGCAAGCTGACCGAGGCCCAGCTCGACGAGGCCCTCGACGTCCTCTCCATGACCCACCCGTGA
- a CDS encoding citrate synthase has translation MTETATTPEVSLRHPGGELPLRTVPSTEGSSGLDVSKLLATTGQVALDVGFVNTASCASTITYIDGDAGILRYRGYPIDQLAGKASFLEVTYLLIYGELPTADELAAFDDRLRRHTLLHEDLKQFFQGFPRDAHPMPVLSSAVSALSTFYQDSLDPFDPQQVEISTVRLLAKLPTIAAYAYKKSVGQPFLYPDNSLGLVENFLRMTFGLPAEPYELDPELASALDMLFVLHADHEQNCSTSTVRLVGSSHANLFASVSAGINALFGPLHGGANQAVLEMLESIQRDGGDIGRFVERVKNKEPGVKLMGFGHRVYKNYDPRAAIVKQTADTVLDKLGGDNQLLDLARQLEEIALSDDYFVERRLYPNVDFYTGLIYRAMGFPVRMFTVLFALGRLPGWIAQWREMIADPTTKIGRPRQVYTGETERAFVPLAER, from the coding sequence ATGACCGAGACAGCCACCACCCCCGAGGTATCCCTCCGCCACCCGGGGGGTGAGCTCCCGCTGCGCACGGTCCCGTCGACGGAGGGATCCTCCGGGCTCGACGTCTCCAAGCTCCTGGCGACGACGGGGCAGGTCGCCCTCGACGTCGGTTTCGTGAACACCGCCTCGTGCGCCTCGACGATCACCTACATCGACGGTGACGCCGGGATCCTGCGCTACCGCGGCTACCCGATCGACCAGCTCGCGGGGAAGGCCAGCTTCCTCGAGGTCACCTACCTGCTCATCTACGGCGAGCTGCCCACCGCCGACGAGCTGGCCGCCTTCGACGACAGGCTCCGCCGGCACACCCTGCTGCACGAGGACCTCAAGCAGTTCTTCCAGGGCTTCCCGCGCGACGCGCACCCGATGCCGGTGCTGTCCTCGGCGGTCAGCGCGCTGTCGACCTTCTACCAGGACTCGCTGGACCCCTTCGACCCGCAGCAGGTGGAGATCTCCACCGTCCGGTTGCTGGCCAAGCTGCCCACGATCGCGGCGTACGCGTACAAGAAGTCGGTCGGCCAGCCCTTCCTGTACCCGGACAACTCCCTGGGCCTGGTCGAGAACTTCCTGCGGATGACCTTCGGCCTGCCCGCCGAGCCCTACGAGCTCGACCCCGAGCTCGCCTCCGCGCTCGACATGCTCTTCGTCCTGCACGCCGACCACGAGCAGAACTGCTCGACGTCGACGGTCCGGCTGGTCGGCTCCTCGCACGCGAACCTGTTCGCCTCGGTCTCGGCCGGCATCAACGCGCTGTTCGGCCCGCTGCACGGCGGGGCCAACCAGGCCGTGCTGGAGATGCTCGAGTCGATCCAGCGCGACGGCGGCGACATCGGCCGGTTCGTCGAGCGGGTCAAGAACAAGGAGCCCGGCGTCAAGCTCATGGGCTTCGGCCACCGGGTCTACAAGAACTACGACCCGCGCGCGGCGATCGTCAAGCAGACGGCCGACACGGTGCTCGACAAGCTCGGCGGGGACAACCAGCTGCTCGACCTCGCCCGCCAGCTCGAGGAGATCGCGCTGTCCGACGACTACTTCGTCGAGCGCCGGCTCTACCCGAACGTCGACTTCTACACCGGGCTGATCTACCGGGCGATGGGCTTCCCGGTCCGGATGTTCACCGTGCTGTTCGCCCTGGGCCGGCTGCCCGGGTGGATCGCACAGTGGCGCGAGATGATCGCCGACCCCACGACGAAGATCGGCCGGCCGCGGCAGGTCTACACCGGCGAGACCGAGCGGGCCTTCGTCCCGCTCGCCGAGCGCTGA
- a CDS encoding NlpC/P60 family protein has translation MAARLLVVGLATLLVPVLTVLLAPATSAPGSATVAADPASLALAARSTLLQDADAYRRLQAEVTARQAELQAAVEGEQAARAAVVAEQVTVGSAAADLYRASAVGRMPVLGLEAGTPTTTPDVLYAQALADRAAGAREAAVVRAERAEAAARAAAERVTLARDAVEAATAQARTVLAGVRDTVDALGPAVAAQLAALDTVPAAGAQQERNTAALQRWQAFLAELASAGIEPPPAAALADPTSLPEGFSPALDAAGQPVPGVAWAVVGNRPVTVLPAETVAAVSSALSRLGRPYSAGATGPDAFDCGGLTASAWLLAGYDLPVTAAGQWAAAAVVPDSQLQVGDLVVSGGGADVALYLGEGEVVGASAATYQVGVRALPGDARGVRVTLPAPATPNAPLPPSASGLGACGALPAPAGPVSPAWGGWSNGRIPAEALCPIARGHALRCDAAAGYAALGRAYEAAFGSPLCITDSYRSMAAQVDAFRRKPVLAAVPGTSNHGWALAVDLCGGINVAGTPQWTWMTGHAGQFGFVNPDWARPGGEKPEPWHWEFGRLL, from the coding sequence GTGGCGGCCCGGCTGCTCGTCGTCGGCCTGGCCACGCTGCTCGTGCCCGTCCTCACCGTCCTGCTCGCCCCGGCCACCTCGGCCCCCGGCTCGGCCACGGTGGCGGCCGACCCGGCGAGCCTGGCCCTGGCCGCGCGCAGCACGCTGCTGCAGGACGCCGACGCCTACCGCCGGCTGCAGGCGGAGGTCACCGCGCGGCAGGCCGAGCTGCAGGCGGCGGTCGAGGGCGAGCAGGCCGCGCGGGCCGCCGTCGTCGCCGAGCAGGTCACCGTGGGCTCTGCCGCGGCCGACCTCTACCGGGCCTCCGCCGTCGGCCGGATGCCGGTCCTCGGCCTGGAGGCCGGCACGCCGACGACCACGCCGGACGTGCTGTACGCGCAGGCCCTGGCCGACCGGGCCGCCGGCGCGCGGGAGGCGGCCGTGGTGCGCGCCGAGCGCGCCGAGGCCGCCGCCCGGGCCGCCGCCGAGCGGGTGACTCTCGCGCGCGACGCCGTCGAGGCCGCGACCGCGCAGGCCCGCACCGTGCTGGCCGGCGTCCGCGACACCGTGGACGCGCTCGGCCCCGCCGTCGCCGCGCAGCTGGCCGCGCTGGACACCGTCCCGGCCGCCGGCGCGCAGCAGGAGCGCAACACCGCCGCGCTGCAGCGCTGGCAGGCCTTCCTCGCCGAGCTCGCCTCCGCCGGGATCGAGCCGCCGCCGGCCGCCGCGCTGGCCGACCCGACGTCGTTGCCCGAGGGCTTCTCCCCCGCGCTCGACGCCGCCGGTCAGCCGGTGCCGGGCGTGGCGTGGGCCGTCGTCGGCAACCGGCCGGTGACCGTGCTGCCCGCCGAGACGGTCGCCGCGGTGAGCAGCGCGCTGTCGCGGCTGGGCCGCCCCTACTCCGCCGGCGCCACCGGCCCGGACGCCTTCGACTGCGGCGGGCTGACCGCCTCCGCGTGGCTGCTCGCCGGCTACGACCTGCCCGTCACCGCGGCGGGGCAGTGGGCCGCGGCCGCGGTCGTGCCCGACTCGCAGCTGCAGGTCGGTGACCTGGTCGTCTCCGGCGGCGGTGCCGACGTCGCCCTGTACCTGGGCGAGGGCGAGGTCGTGGGCGCCTCGGCGGCGACGTACCAGGTCGGCGTGCGCGCACTGCCCGGCGATGCCCGCGGGGTGCGGGTGACCCTGCCCGCCCCCGCGACGCCGAACGCGCCGCTGCCGCCGTCGGCGTCGGGTCTCGGCGCCTGCGGTGCCCTCCCGGCGCCGGCCGGCCCGGTCAGCCCCGCGTGGGGTGGGTGGTCCAACGGCCGCATCCCGGCCGAGGCGCTGTGCCCGATCGCCCGCGGCCACGCGCTGCGCTGCGACGCCGCGGCCGGCTACGCCGCGCTCGGCCGCGCCTACGAGGCGGCGTTCGGCAGCCCGCTGTGCATCACCGACTCCTACCGGTCGATGGCCGCGCAGGTCGACGCGTTCCGCCGGAAGCCCGTGCTGGCCGCGGTGCCGGGGACGTCGAACCACGGCTGGGCGCTGGCGGTGGACCTCTGCGGCGGGATCAACGTCGCGGGAACACCGCAGTGGACGTGGATGACCGGGCACGCCGGGCAGTTCGGCTTCGTCAACCCCGACTGGGCCCGGCCCGGCGGCGAGAAGCCCGAGCCGTGGCACTGGGAGTTCGGCCGCCTCCTCTGA
- a CDS encoding flagellar biosynthesis protein FliA, translating into MTSAAPSSSLPDQPAEAGTRAPLVFGGVPEAEGFARVPITARDRVHFRVDRDLPLAEFRADLPDGVTVSHDEGEGLYRVDGPCGQGQVLADWIRAWCAGHDCTTVGLRAEAGVRRRAPRDLPPAFLDDLCRHYHPLSLKRLQRNASTVRLHVPDPDDLHQQVAEWILKAVGQYDETKGVPFGAFLATQLSKWVHDLGRNAHGRTAADTENRQQKAIAAFQAEHQRRPTERELAAYMGQSVATLRRNSQTVATLNGLRNLQSLDGGPDATEVLLPDSHEAPDQIMDEADQTLLSHALTAACASDPTAARGQRAAQPNVLGWATWYLTTWGGQTKTQVSADLGTSVRNMNVHADRVERALKDRLAELSE; encoded by the coding sequence GTGACCTCCGCAGCGCCGTCCTCCTCCCTCCCCGACCAGCCGGCCGAGGCCGGCACCCGCGCGCCGCTGGTGTTCGGTGGCGTCCCCGAGGCCGAGGGCTTCGCGCGGGTCCCGATCACCGCACGCGACCGGGTGCACTTCCGCGTCGACCGCGACCTCCCGCTGGCCGAGTTCCGGGCGGACCTGCCCGACGGCGTGACCGTCAGCCACGACGAGGGGGAGGGCCTCTACCGGGTCGACGGGCCGTGCGGCCAGGGCCAGGTGCTCGCCGACTGGATCCGCGCCTGGTGCGCCGGCCACGACTGCACCACCGTGGGCCTGCGCGCGGAGGCCGGCGTCCGCCGGCGCGCCCCGCGCGACCTGCCGCCGGCCTTCCTCGATGACCTGTGCCGGCACTACCACCCACTGAGCCTCAAGCGGCTGCAGCGCAATGCGAGCACCGTGCGGCTGCACGTGCCGGACCCGGACGACCTGCACCAGCAGGTCGCCGAGTGGATCCTCAAGGCGGTCGGCCAGTACGACGAGACCAAGGGCGTCCCGTTCGGCGCCTTCCTCGCCACTCAGCTGTCCAAGTGGGTGCACGACCTCGGGCGCAACGCCCACGGCCGCACCGCCGCCGACACCGAGAACCGGCAGCAGAAGGCGATCGCCGCCTTCCAGGCCGAGCACCAGCGCCGGCCCACCGAGCGCGAGCTGGCCGCCTACATGGGGCAGAGCGTGGCCACGCTGCGGCGCAACTCGCAGACCGTCGCCACCCTCAACGGGCTGCGCAACCTGCAGTCGCTCGACGGCGGCCCGGACGCGACCGAGGTGCTGCTGCCGGACTCGCACGAGGCACCCGACCAGATCATGGACGAGGCGGACCAGACGCTGCTCTCGCACGCGCTGACCGCCGCCTGCGCCTCGGACCCGACCGCCGCGCGCGGCCAGCGGGCGGCGCAGCCCAACGTCCTGGGCTGGGCGACCTGGTACCTGACCACCTGGGGCGGGCAGACCAAGACGCAGGTCTCGGCCGACCTCGGCACGTCGGTGCGCAACATGAACGTGCACGCCGACCGGGTCGAGCGGGCGCTGAAGGACCGGCTCGCCGAGTTGTCCGAGTGA
- the fliW gene encoding flagellar assembly protein FliW produces the protein MTLAPVVTLPLLGMVSPLPGFPDFRDYVLVTADGDGLLFWLQSLDADGPRFLAIPSARYFPDYAPVLPAQVLADLDLADPADASLFCLVTVPAEGPAAATANLRAPVVLNPATWRATQVVLPDGRHPIRRPLRR, from the coding sequence GTGACCCTCGCCCCCGTCGTCACCCTGCCACTCCTGGGCATGGTGTCCCCGCTGCCCGGCTTCCCCGACTTCCGTGACTACGTGCTCGTCACGGCCGACGGGGACGGGCTGCTGTTCTGGCTCCAGTCCCTGGACGCCGACGGTCCGCGATTCCTGGCTATCCCCTCGGCCCGGTACTTCCCGGACTACGCGCCCGTGCTGCCGGCCCAGGTGCTGGCCGACCTGGACCTGGCCGACCCGGCCGACGCCTCGCTGTTCTGCCTGGTCACCGTGCCGGCCGAGGGCCCGGCGGCGGCGACGGCGAACCTGCGCGCCCCCGTCGTGCTCAACCCGGCGACCTGGCGGGCCACCCAGGTCGTGCTCCCCGACGGCCGTCATCCGATCCGGCGTCCCCTGCGCCGATAG
- the flgL gene encoding flagellar hook-associated protein FlgL → MRITQRAVTQTALQGLNRNLAEVGKLQQQLTSGKLVSRPSDSPAGVNRSMQIRQDQAAATQQARNISDAQGRLNSTDSVLTTVLEQVRRVQTLTLRAANEGAMSPSSRTAIATELDALRESLIGLANTSIDGQPLFGGVTTGTQAYLADGTYVGVGGTAAIPAVEQRRRISNNEEVRVDITGPEAFGDPADGDLFALVKTIAGDVERNPDALSGHLDSLDRVMDRLLTATAAVGARSARVETAAQVNTDRQLQLTRQLAAVEDVDLPKTIMQLNMQQTGYQAALSATAKVIQPSLVDFLR, encoded by the coding sequence GTGCGCATCACGCAACGCGCAGTCACCCAAACGGCGCTCCAGGGTCTCAACCGCAATCTGGCCGAGGTCGGCAAGCTGCAGCAGCAGCTCACGTCGGGCAAGCTCGTCAGCAGGCCCTCCGACTCGCCCGCCGGAGTCAACCGGTCCATGCAGATCCGGCAGGACCAGGCGGCGGCCACGCAGCAGGCGCGCAACATCTCCGACGCGCAGGGCCGGCTCAACTCCACCGACTCCGTGCTGACGACGGTCCTGGAGCAGGTCCGGCGCGTGCAGACCCTGACCTTGCGGGCGGCCAACGAGGGGGCGATGTCCCCGAGCAGCCGGACCGCGATCGCCACCGAGCTCGACGCCCTCCGGGAGAGCCTGATCGGGCTGGCCAACACCTCGATCGACGGCCAGCCGCTGTTCGGCGGGGTGACCACCGGCACGCAGGCATACCTGGCGGACGGCACCTACGTCGGGGTCGGCGGAACGGCAGCCATCCCGGCGGTGGAGCAGAGGCGCCGCATCTCCAACAACGAGGAGGTGCGTGTCGACATCACCGGGCCGGAGGCCTTCGGCGACCCTGCGGACGGGGACCTGTTCGCCCTGGTGAAGACGATTGCCGGTGACGTGGAGCGCAATCCGGACGCGCTGTCCGGGCATCTGGACTCGCTCGACCGGGTGATGGATCGGCTGCTCACGGCGACCGCCGCCGTCGGGGCCCGCTCCGCTCGTGTCGAGACGGCCGCTCAGGTCAACACCGACCGCCAGCTGCAGCTCACCAGGCAGCTGGCCGCCGTGGAGGACGTCGACCTGCCCAAGACGATCATGCAGCTGAACATGCAGCAGACCGGCTACCAGGCAGCGCTGTCGGCGACCGCGAAGGTCATCCAGCCCTCGCTCGTGGACTTCCTGCGGTGA
- the flgK gene encoding flagellar hook-associated protein FlgK, whose translation MSTFSGLNAASTALWAAQRGLDVTGQNIANVNTAGYSRQRVDQTAMGGTAVPAIHSVSTAVDGGVDADSVRRVRDALLEARGHLETSKTARLAAESAALSGVEDAFREPGDSGIQSMLADVWSGFSELANSPKTLASRSQVLERLDTLADGIRTTRAALDQQWDQTRDGLAALVTEVNTSAASVAELNVAIRQATLSGLPTNELADRRDALVVKLSEAVGATAVPGSDGVVDVAIGGTSVVAGDKSIAVRLSGTSTPDDVRDAPPHLETVPGGAALRVGGTAAGQLNALTTIVPAYRDQIDAFARSIATTMNTAHAAGFDSTGVRGGTLFDDGRGGTDITAANLNLRLTDPSNFAASGTDPATIGNVASSDGKNADLMFKLSLDTSGLDATYRKLVASLGVQSSVATRDLEVQQVVSAQVDAARESVSGVNLDEEMTNMLSFQHAYNAAARMVSAIDEALDTLINRTGVVGR comes from the coding sequence GTGAGCACGTTCTCCGGCCTCAACGCGGCGTCGACGGCGCTGTGGGCCGCCCAGCGCGGCCTCGACGTCACCGGCCAGAACATCGCCAACGTCAACACCGCCGGCTACTCCCGCCAGCGGGTGGACCAGACCGCCATGGGCGGCACCGCCGTCCCAGCGATCCACTCGGTCAGCACCGCGGTGGACGGCGGCGTCGACGCCGACAGCGTGCGCCGGGTCCGGGACGCGCTGCTCGAGGCCCGCGGCCACCTCGAGACGTCCAAGACCGCGCGGTTGGCGGCCGAGAGTGCCGCGCTCTCGGGTGTCGAGGATGCCTTCCGGGAACCGGGCGACAGTGGCATCCAGAGCATGCTCGCCGACGTGTGGTCCGGCTTCTCGGAGCTGGCCAACAGCCCGAAGACGCTCGCCTCTCGCAGTCAGGTCCTCGAGCGTCTCGACACCCTTGCCGACGGCATCCGCACCACCCGCGCGGCGCTAGACCAGCAGTGGGACCAAACCCGCGACGGCCTCGCCGCGCTCGTCACCGAGGTGAACACCTCCGCCGCCTCCGTGGCCGAGCTCAACGTGGCGATCCGGCAGGCGACGCTCTCCGGCCTACCGACCAACGAGCTCGCCGACAGGCGGGACGCACTGGTGGTGAAGCTGTCGGAGGCGGTCGGCGCCACCGCCGTTCCAGGGTCGGACGGCGTCGTCGACGTGGCCATCGGCGGTACGTCTGTTGTGGCGGGCGACAAGTCGATCGCCGTCCGACTGAGCGGCACCAGCACCCCAGACGACGTCCGCGACGCCCCGCCGCACCTGGAGACCGTCCCCGGCGGCGCGGCGCTACGGGTCGGCGGCACCGCCGCCGGCCAGCTGAACGCTCTGACGACGATCGTGCCGGCCTACCGTGACCAGATCGACGCCTTCGCTCGCTCCATCGCGACGACGATGAACACCGCGCACGCCGCCGGCTTCGACAGCACGGGAGTGCGTGGCGGAACGCTCTTCGACGACGGTCGAGGCGGCACCGACATCACCGCCGCGAACCTGAACCTGCGTCTGACCGACCCCTCGAACTTCGCCGCCTCGGGCACGGACCCTGCGACGATCGGCAACGTCGCTTCCTCCGACGGCAAGAACGCCGACCTCATGTTCAAGCTCAGCCTGGACACCTCGGGTCTCGACGCCACCTACCGCAAGCTCGTGGCGTCCCTCGGGGTCCAGTCCTCGGTGGCCACCCGCGACCTCGAGGTCCAGCAGGTGGTGTCCGCTCAGGTGGACGCCGCCCGTGAGTCGGTCTCCGGGGTCAACCTCGACGAGGAGATGACCAACATGCTCTCCTTCCAGCACGCCTACAACGCCGCCGCACGCATGGTAAGCGCGATCGACGAGGCGCTGGACACCCTGATCAACCGCACCGGCGTCGTGGGGCGGTGA
- a CDS encoding flagellar protein FlgN, which translates to MADVDFQHLSTLLWREQELLDLLLFKAEEKQYLILSGKTRWLARIAHEIEVVLDQLRVLEVERAAATEALAVRLGTGVNPSLRQLADAAPPPWNDLLAKHHEALLVLVTDLRSLSDANRELIEGGLAAIGDALLSVRQPTAGTYGATGRSEHGSSRAVTLDGAL; encoded by the coding sequence GTGGCGGACGTGGACTTCCAGCACCTGTCGACGCTGCTGTGGCGCGAGCAGGAGCTGCTCGACCTGCTGCTGTTCAAGGCGGAGGAGAAGCAGTACCTGATCCTGTCGGGCAAGACCCGCTGGCTGGCCCGGATTGCGCACGAGATCGAGGTGGTCCTCGACCAGCTGCGCGTCCTCGAGGTCGAGCGGGCCGCCGCGACCGAGGCGCTCGCCGTCCGGCTGGGCACCGGGGTCAACCCGTCGCTGCGGCAGCTGGCCGACGCCGCGCCGCCCCCGTGGAACGACCTGCTCGCCAAGCACCACGAGGCGCTGCTGGTCCTCGTCACCGACCTGCGCAGCCTGTCCGACGCCAACCGGGAGCTCATCGAGGGCGGCCTCGCCGCCATCGGCGACGCGCTGCTGTCGGTGCGCCAGCCCACGGCCGGCACCTACGGCGCCACCGGCCGCTCCGAGCACGGGTCCTCCCGCGCGGTCACCCTGGACGGTGCCCTGTGA